One segment of Toxoplasma gondii ME49 chromosome VI, whole genome shotgun sequence DNA contains the following:
- a CDS encoding hypothetical protein (encoded by transcript TGME49_244732): protein MIEASATTATCAPQSGEQNRRRRADSKKFLNDPNSQTGCERAEARLCRRGCRESLPSALPASSVTACDSCPSSRSPSNACTATLPPLPSLSSLFPPLPQKAVQVELRDAAAGPSARSLSCVSPASSSCLSSRESEENDGERDMNRDGGEKNENETSEMLSAPDSAEPLWRQSPPEEGHPGSETFPPSDMPSNLTSPHSPLLPGRSGTPNATLPSDPRTSSLLSPSSSPSASSSSSSSSASFSVEASPPTPRRASMARTPQAVSRRVTVLGRGGNPATRANPPEKSKSTSRLSRASSHSVKRASVSERRDRKNLREKGERRSRLSMQEAATAVSAPTKQSITVVNSQVKRETFQATHPALDLAESSGNSRLEQAYPGEARRSGPRISILGRSGAILAGPGASSSFASPDAFMQKMFASGSLHAQRLRQRGSVLLQLQGVPGVCTVCGDATHTEARCPVALRRFRAAARHPDEQDERFPEERREPKSTKLLEQVDAWNLIGTDPFCSATAAQAAHRAADLLEDEGGSALESSSPSSSRGSSSSRSVPRSRLFLGAASISFEPQEEANPFLPITRTSLAVRRHGSEVTRKIRSSSPALSPGAVTDAPDSWGQAAVGKQRDSGSEKDQEIEGERETELPSNVRPVQRPSREVSLGSFHWGDAGRETEGEDRRGSSLQVRGARNEGEEATNMYSRMSQFLASVEAEKRRRREGKAEDEEREEEREEEREEEREENEEEEEEEEDDEYGEMDVRDTVKAARDLFVCQRSSELRVLYAAWATSRIDSFDFFDSRFDARALVQRQVTNTHRETTHRQRGKRQRQTQTGFGLTPSSASDPQVHMLCH from the exons ATGATCGAAGCGTCTGCAACAACGGCAACCTGCGCGCCCCAGTCGGGCGAACagaacagacgaagacgcgcggACTCGAAAAAGTTTCTCAACGACCCAAACAGTCAGAC TGGATGCGAGCGCGCGGAGGCTCGGCTGTGTCGAAGAGGCTGTCGAG agtctCTTCCCTCGGCTCTTCCGGCCTCGTCCGTCACCGCCTGCGACTCCTGCCCGTCCTCCCGTTCTCCTTccaatgcatgcacagcgacTCTCCCGcccctgccttctctctcttctctctttccgccGCTTCCCCAGAAGGCGGTCCAAGTGGAATTGCGAGACGCAGCCGCTGGGCCATCTGCGCGGTCGCTCTCGTGCGTGTCTCCGGCGTCGTCCTCCTGCCTGTcttcgagagaaagcgaagaaaacgacggcgagagggacatgaacagagacggaggggagaaaaacgaaaacgagacaagCGAAATGCTCTCTGCGCCAGACTCTGCAGAGCCGctgtggagacagagtccGCCAGAGGAAGGTCACCCAGGAAGCGAGACTTTCCCACCCTCGGACATGCCTTCAAATCTCACCTCGCCGCATTCCCCTTTGCTTCCCGGACGAAGTGGAACTCCAAACGCAACTCTCCCCTCTGATCCTCGGACTTCATCCCTgctttctccatcttcttctccctctgcttcttcctcatcttcttcctcttctgcgtctttctctgttgagGCTTCGCCACCTACTCCTAGGCGAGCAAGCATGGCGAGAACGCCTCAAGCTGTTTCAAGGAGAGTGACGGTGCTGGGGAGAGGCGGAAATCCTGCTACACGCGCGAATCCTCCCGAGAAGAGCAAATCcacctctcgcctctctcgcgcttcgtcGCACTCTGTAAAACGCGCAAGTGTctctgagagaagagatcgAAAGAActtgcgagagaaaggcgagaggcgctCGCGCCTGAGCATGCAAGAAGCTGCGACCGCGGTCTCCGCCCCGACGAAGCAGTCCATTACCGTTGTCAACTCCCAAGTTAAGAGAGAGACGTTTCAAGCGACGCATCCGGCCTTAGACCTCGCCGAATCTTCGGGGAACAGTCGTCTCGAACAGGCGTACCCGGGGGAGGCTCGAAGGAGCGGTCCGCGCATTTCGATTTTGGGGAGGAGCGGGGCGATTCTTGCAGGTCCAGGAGCGTCTTCGTCCTTTGCGAGTCCGGATGCATTCATGCAGAAGATGTTTGCCTCGggatctctgcatgcacagcgcTTGCGACAAAGGGGGAGCGTTCTCCTCCAGCTCCAGGGAGTcccaggtgtctgtacagtgTGTGGCGATGCGACGCACACCGAGGCCAGATGTCCCGTCGCTCTGAGGCGCTTCCGGGCCGCAGCGAGGCATCCCGACGAGCAGGACGAACGTTttccagaagaaagacgcgaacCGAAATCCACCAAACTGCTTGAGCAAGTGGACGCCTGGAACTTGATCGGAACAGACCCGTTCTGCA gcGCGACAGCTGCGCAGGCAGCTCACCGAGCAGCGGACTTGTTGGAGGACGAGGGGGGCTCGGCTCTGGAAAGctcatctccttcttcgtccagagggtcctcttcgtctcgctctgtcCCCCGcagtcgtctctttctcggagCCGCCTCGATATCCTTTGAGCcacaagaagaagcaaatcCCTTTCTCCCCATCACTCGAACTTCGCTCGCTGTGCGGAGACACGGAAGTGAAGTGACGAGGAAGatccgctcttcctctcccgcgcTGTCGCCGGGTGCTGTCACCGACGCTCCAGACTCCTGGGGACAGGCGGCAGTcggcaagcagagagactcggGGAGCGAAAAAGATCAGGAAAtcgaaggagagcgagagacggaacTTCCTTCGAATGTCAGACCGGTGCAGCGGCCAAGCAGGGAGGTTTCTCTCGGCAGTTTCCATTggggagacgcaggcagagagacagaaggagaggatCGACGCGGTAGTTCCCTGCAAGTGCGGGGGGCgcgaaacgaaggcgaagaagccacAAACATGTACAGTCGAATGTCGCAGTTCCTCGCGTCCGTGGAAgccgagaaacgaagaagaagggaagggaaagcagaggacgaagaaagagaagaagaaagagaagaagaaagagaagaagagagagaagaaaacgaagaagaggaagaagaagaggaagacgacgaatATGGAGAGATGGATGTAAGGGATACGGTCAAAGCCGCCAGGgatctcttcgtctgtcagagaagcagcgaattACGCGTTTTATATGCAGCGTGGGCAACCTCGCGCATAGACTCCTTCGATTTCTTCGACTCCAGATTCGATGCACGCGCGCTCGTCCAACGTCAAGTCACAAATActcacagagagacaacgcacaggcaacgaggaaagagacagagacaaactCAGACTGGGTTTGGACTGACGCCATCTTCCGCAAGTGATCCACAAGTCCACATGCTTTGCCACTGa